In Rhabdothermincola sediminis, the sequence CCGCCACCACCACCAGGTTCGCCACCGTCTGGCCCCCTACGACGTTCAGGTTCGAAGCCAGCGGCCGTGCCTGGCCCGCCGGCCATACGGTCACGAAGCTGCTCGCCGAGGGCTGGGTCACGGTCACGTTCAACACCACCGCCGTCGCCCACTCTGGCACTGGCGCGGAGCCGCCCCGCACCACCAGCTCGCGAACCTGGCCCGCACCCCACGGGGTCGAGAACCCACCCGTGCCGTCCCGGGAGTCCAGCACCCGGGTCGGGGTCACGCCCGTGAGCACGCCTCCGGTGCTCGGCGCGTAGTAACCCACGACGTCCGCGATCACGTGCACCGTGCCGTGGTTGTTGTAGATCGCCACCTGCCCGGAGGCGCCGACGGCGACGGTGACCAGGTTGGGAGCCGTACGCCCGGCGGTGACGTTGAGGTTCGACGCCAGCGGGCGCAGCCCCCCCGAGGGCCACACGGTGAGGTAGCTGCTGGCGCTGGGTTGGGTGGCGGTGACGTTGAGCACCACCGCGGTGGCGTCCGCGGGCACCGAGGTGGCGCCACCCCGGACGGTGAGCGTGCGGGTCTGGCCCGGCCCCCACGGGGTCGAGAAGCCGCCCGTGCCGTCACGGGAGTCCAGCAGCCGCTTCGGCGTCACCCCCGTGAGACGCCCGCCGCTGCCAGGCGCGAAGTAGCCGACCACGTCCGCGATCACGTGCACCGTGCCCTGGTTGTTGTAGATCGCTACCTTGCCGCCGGCCCCGACCGCTACCACCACCAGGTTCGCCACCGTCTGGCCCCCCGCCACGTTGAGGTTCGACGCCAGCGGCCGCGGCCGGCCCGCCGGCCACACGGTCACGAAGCTGCTCGCCGAGGGTTCGGTCACGGTCACGTTCAACACCACCGCCGTCGCCGGGTTCGGCACCGGCGTCGACCCGCCCCGCACCACCACCTCCCGACCCTGACCCGCACCCCACGGAGTCGAGAACCCGCCCGTGCCGTCACGGGAATCCAGCACCCGGGTCGGGGTGGTCCCGAAGAAGGTCCCGGGAGGCGCGGCGAGGGAGGCGAGCGGGGAGCGCAGGTCGACCGCGCCGGCAGTGCCAACGAGGCCCGGGGCGGCCTCGGCGCTCACCAGCCTCATCGCCGGTGGGCACCCCAGCGCGCCCAGGCACGCCAGGGCCGCGCACGCGACCATCGACACACGGACGTGCCGATCGCGCCGCGCCCGTGTCACGTCGAAGCGAGCAGGTCCGCCATGGTGTCGGCACAGGCGTCGATGCCGCCGAACGCGGGCTCCAGCGCGTAGGCCCGTTTGAAGTAGAGGTGCGCGTCGACCTCCCAGGTGTACCCCATCCCGCCGTGCACCTGGATGCAGCTCTTGCCGTTCCCGATCGCCGCCTCTGCGGCGGTCAGCTTCGCCGCGGCCACCGCGCGCTCGACGGAGCCGACCGCGGGGTCGTCGAGGGTCACCCCGGCGGCGTAGACCGCCCCGCGGGCCACCTCGACCCGGGTGAACATATCGGCGAGGAGGTGCTTGACCGCCTGAAACGCACCGATCGGCTTGTCGAACTGGACCCGCTCGCGGGCATAGGTCACCGCCAGGTCGGTCGCTGCTTCGGCGACGCCCAGGAGGAGACCAGCGACCAGTGCCGCACCCTGCTCACGTAGCTGCGCAGCCGTGTCAGGCCCTGCCAGCCGGTCGCCCTGGGGCAAGGGCTCGGTGAGCTCCCGCACGGGGGTGAGCGGATCGAGGGGGTGCGCGATCTCCCGGCTGGCGAGTGCGCCGGCGTCGACCTGCCAGACCCCCTCCGCGTCGACGATCAGCACGACATCGAGCGACCCGAGGTGCTCGACCAGACGGGAGGGGTCGTCGCGCTCGATGCCCCCCACCACGGTCTCGCCCGACGCCGCCCCCGGCACCAGACCGGCGGCGAGATGGGTCCACACCAGCGGTCCGGGCACCAGCGCCCGACCTAGCTCCTCGAACACCAGGACCGCATCGGCCCAACCGAGCCCCACCCCCCCGTCGGCTTCGGGGAGCCGCAGGGAGAACACCCCCATGTCCGCCAGCTCACGCCACAGGTCCCGGTCGAGCGCGCCGCCGTCGGCGAGGACACGGATCACCTGCATCGGCACCCGGCCCTCGCAGAAGTTGCGCACCCCCTCCTGGAGGGCCATCTGGTCGTCGGAGAGCTCGAAGTCCATCGGCGATCACCCCTTGGGGAGGCCGAGGATGCGCTCGGCGATGATGTTGCGTTGGATCTGGCTGGTACCGGCGGCGATGGTGAACGAGGTGGAGCGGAGTCGTTCCTCCACGAACACGCCACTGGGTAGACCGCCCAGGTCGTCACGGCTCAGCGAGGCCCGATCGAGCACCCGCATGGCCAGATCGGTCAGGCGCTGGAACAGCTCCGAGTAGTACACCTTCACCACCGAGCTGGCGGGGCCGGGGATGCCGTGGCGCTCCGCTTGGGCCAGGTTGCGCTTGGTCATGGCCCACAGGGCGTCCATCTCGGCTTGCAGGTGGCCGATCTCGCGGCGGATGGCCACGTCGTCCCACGCCGTGGCCGAGCGGCGGGTGACCTTGCGGGCCAGCGCGGCCAGCTCGGAGATCATCCGGTTGGTCTCCACCAGGTCCGAGATGAACCCGGTACCTCGCTCGAAGCTGAACGTCACCATCGCCACCCGCCAACCGTCGTTCTCCTCCCCCACCCGGTTGGCCACCGGCACCCGGGCGCCGTCGAAGAACACCTCGCTGAACTCGCTGGAACCGACGATGGTGCGGATCTCGCGGATCTCGATGCCGGGCGTGTCCATGGGGCAGATCAACCAGGTGATGCCCCGGTGCTTGGAGCCCGGGTCGGTGCGCACCAGCAGCTCGCAGTAGTCGGCCACCTGGGCGAAGGAGGTCCAGATCTTCTGGCCGGTGATGACGTACTCGTCGCCGTCACGCACCGCCCGGCACGACAGGGAGGCGAGATCCGACCCCGCGCCGGGCTCGGAGAAACCCTGGCACCAGACCTCCTCGCCCCGCAGGATGCGTGGCAGGTGCTCGCGCTTCTGCTCGTCGGTGCCCTCCGCCATGATCGTCGGGCCGCAGTGCAGCAGGCCGACGAAGTTCACCCCGATGTAGGGCGCGCCGGCGAGGGTGGTCTCCTCGAGGTAGATGAGCTGCTCGGTGAGCGTGGCCCCCCGCCCGCCGTACTCCTTGGGCCAGTTGATGCCCGCGTAACCGGCATCGTGGAGCATCCGCTGCCAGCCCGTGTCGTAGGCCCGGCGGGCGGGCCAGTCGTCGGGAGCCGGCTTGGGGGGCAGAGTGGGGAGCGCCTCGGCCAACCACTCCCGCAGCTCCTTGCGGAACTGCTGCTCGGCTTCCGTGTAGCGGAGATCCACCGGGTGCTCGGCTCCTCGTGCTCGCTCGGATCTGACGTCACGTTAGATCGTGGTGGAGCGAGGGAGGAACCGAGCGCGGCGGATCAGTCGTCGTTGGCGATCGTGCCGGTCCCCACGCTGCGGGCGATCACCAATCCTGAGCTGGGATCGCTGAGCACCACGGTGATCGTCTCGTCCGGCTCGATCACCGCGTCTGGGTACAAGAGCATCGACACGGCCTTCTTCCAGGTGCCCGGCCGGAACGTGATGCGCTTCGGCTTGGTGAGCAGGCGCAGGTCCGACCCGTCGGCCGTCCCGGCGTACACGCTGGCCACGGTGGTCTCGGCCACCGCCGTGGACGACAGCGTCACCGGCAGGATCAGCTTGCCGGCGCTAGTACCGCCGGTTCCCTCGTAGACGCGCACGTCACCGAGAGCCCAAGGCGTCGGTGGCGGACGCCACCGACGCACCGAGCTGTGCCACATCCGTGACCGGGCTGGGCGCGGGCGCCCGGCACA encodes:
- a CDS encoding acyl-CoA dehydrogenase family protein, which translates into the protein MDFELSDDQMALQEGVRNFCEGRVPMQVIRVLADGGALDRDLWRELADMGVFSLRLPEADGGVGLGWADAVLVFEELGRALVPGPLVWTHLAAGLVPGAASGETVVGGIERDDPSRLVEHLGSLDVVLIVDAEGVWQVDAGALASREIAHPLDPLTPVRELTEPLPQGDRLAGPDTAAQLREQGAALVAGLLLGVAEAATDLAVTYARERVQFDKPIGAFQAVKHLLADMFTRVEVARGAVYAAGVTLDDPAVGSVERAVAAAKLTAAEAAIGNGKSCIQVHGGMGYTWEVDAHLYFKRAYALEPAFGGIDACADTMADLLAST
- a CDS encoding acyl-CoA dehydrogenase; the encoded protein is MDLRYTEAEQQFRKELREWLAEALPTLPPKPAPDDWPARRAYDTGWQRMLHDAGYAGINWPKEYGGRGATLTEQLIYLEETTLAGAPYIGVNFVGLLHCGPTIMAEGTDEQKREHLPRILRGEEVWCQGFSEPGAGSDLASLSCRAVRDGDEYVITGQKIWTSFAQVADYCELLVRTDPGSKHRGITWLICPMDTPGIEIREIRTIVGSSEFSEVFFDGARVPVANRVGEENDGWRVAMVTFSFERGTGFISDLVETNRMISELAALARKVTRRSATAWDDVAIRREIGHLQAEMDALWAMTKRNLAQAERHGIPGPASSVVKVYYSELFQRLTDLAMRVLDRASLSRDDLGGLPSGVFVEERLRSTSFTIAAGTSQIQRNIIAERILGLPKG